From Polynucleobacter sp. MWH-Braz-FAM2G, a single genomic window includes:
- a CDS encoding ammonium transporter, translating into METLKSGSDALFILLGAIMVLAMHAGFAFLELGTVRKKNQVNALVKILVDFAVSTIAYFFIGYSIAYGVNFFSGAELLAEKNGYELVKFFFLLTFAAAIPAIISGGIAERAKFNPQLVATFVLVGFVYPFFEGIAWNQHYGIQAWIKGLTGEEFHDFAGSVVVHAVGGWIALPAVILLGARRGRYTKEGQISAHPPSSIPFLALGAWILAVGWFGFNVMSAQTIDKISGLVAMNSLMAMVGGTLAAWVVGRNDPGFTYNGPLAGLVAVCAGSDLMHPLGALFVGLVAGGLFVYMFTLVQNRWKLDDVLGVWPLHGLCGLWGGLAAGIFGTKAFGGIGGITFTGQLIGSALGVGIALIGGFVVYGALKAVLGIRMSQEEEFEGADLSVHRISSTPDREPNW; encoded by the coding sequence ATGGAAACTTTGAAGTCAGGTAGTGATGCGCTATTTATATTGCTCGGTGCAATTATGGTTCTTGCCATGCATGCTGGGTTTGCGTTCTTAGAGTTAGGAACAGTGCGCAAGAAAAACCAAGTGAATGCTTTAGTCAAAATTTTGGTGGACTTTGCAGTATCAACAATCGCCTATTTCTTTATTGGCTACAGCATTGCTTATGGAGTGAACTTTTTCTCTGGCGCAGAGTTGCTGGCAGAAAAGAATGGCTATGAGTTGGTCAAGTTTTTCTTCTTGCTGACTTTTGCAGCAGCTATCCCTGCAATCATTTCGGGTGGCATTGCCGAGCGGGCTAAATTTAATCCTCAGTTAGTAGCTACGTTTGTATTGGTTGGCTTTGTTTATCCATTTTTTGAGGGTATTGCTTGGAATCAGCACTATGGTATTCAGGCTTGGATTAAAGGTTTGACGGGTGAAGAGTTTCATGACTTTGCTGGGTCGGTGGTGGTTCATGCGGTCGGTGGGTGGATTGCTTTACCAGCAGTGATTCTTTTAGGGGCTCGTCGCGGACGCTATACAAAAGAGGGTCAAATCTCTGCTCATCCACCATCGAGCATTCCATTCTTGGCCTTAGGTGCATGGATTTTGGCGGTAGGTTGGTTTGGCTTTAACGTGATGAGCGCGCAAACAATTGACAAAATTAGCGGCTTGGTTGCGATGAATTCCCTAATGGCGATGGTTGGTGGAACCTTGGCTGCTTGGGTGGTAGGTCGTAACGATCCTGGATTTACCTATAACGGTCCGCTCGCTGGACTTGTAGCCGTTTGTGCTGGCTCTGACTTAATGCATCCTTTGGGCGCTTTATTTGTTGGTTTGGTTGCGGGTGGCTTGTTTGTCTATATGTTTACCTTGGTACAAAACCGCTGGAAGCTGGATGATGTTCTTGGAGTTTGGCCACTACATGGATTGTGCGGTTTATGGGGTGGACTAGCCGCTGGTATTTTCGGAACAAAAGCTTTTGGTGGGATTGGCGGTATCACCTTTACTGGCCAACTGATTGGGAGTGCGTTGGGAGTTGGCATTGCATTGATCGGCGGGTTTGTAGTATATGGCGCGCTTAAAGCAGTTTTGGGTATTCGCATGTCCCAGGAAGAAGAATTTGAAGGCGCTGATTTAAGTGTGCATCGTATTTCTTCAACACCTGATCGTGAGCCAAACTGGTAA
- a CDS encoding glycine zipper domain-containing protein — translation MKKIIAITAAAVAITGCSGMSNTEQRTLSGASIGAVVGGVGTAIFHGNPIWGVVGGAAVGAASGYAYDAYKKNEGANYNAGYNAGKNNQPNRAPN, via the coding sequence ATGAAAAAAATTATCGCCATTACAGCTGCTGCTGTAGCAATTACAGGCTGCTCTGGTATGAGCAATACTGAGCAACGCACTCTTTCAGGAGCATCCATTGGAGCGGTTGTTGGTGGTGTAGGTACAGCCATTTTCCACGGCAATCCAATTTGGGGTGTAGTGGGTGGTGCAGCTGTGGGTGCCGCATCAGGTTATGCATATGACGCATACAAGAAAAATGAAGGTGCCAACTATAACGCTGGTTATAACGCTGGTAAAAATAATCAGCCTAATAGGGCTCCTAACTAA
- a CDS encoding OsmC family protein, giving the protein MRKVISQFGEGPLQQKLTTGDLHFLSDAEVSKGGSGTGPSPHEYLGAALAACTSMTLKMYAGRKGMELENAIVTVDIERANDIEMFARDIQLLGNLSSEEKDRLLEIANKCPIHKALAGQIQIKTQLVN; this is encoded by the coding sequence ATGAGAAAAGTAATTTCGCAATTTGGTGAAGGGCCATTACAGCAGAAATTGACAACTGGCGATCTTCACTTTTTGTCTGACGCAGAAGTATCTAAGGGCGGTTCTGGAACTGGACCTAGTCCGCATGAATATCTTGGGGCAGCATTAGCAGCCTGCACATCAATGACTTTGAAGATGTATGCTGGTCGCAAAGGCATGGAGTTGGAAAATGCGATTGTTACAGTCGATATCGAACGCGCAAATGATATTGAGATGTTTGCTCGAGATATTCAGTTGCTAGGAAATCTCAGTTCGGAAGAAAAAGACCGTTTGTTGGAGATAGCAAACAAGTGCCCGATTCACAAAGCACTAGCAGGTCAAATCCAAATAAAAACCCAGCTTGTAAATTAA
- a CDS encoding Rap1a/Tai family immunity protein, which translates to MKKFLVAMAVIGAFSGVAQAEEKVQVLSTQELVNVCKLPASPESRSFCIGYTTSVYDTYLVTRHPQRAKPFICVKQPAPQRDTVIADFVKWAGENPQTADKPAAGVVMGYLASRFPCGKK; encoded by the coding sequence ATGAAGAAATTCCTCGTTGCCATGGCTGTAATTGGCGCATTTTCAGGTGTTGCACAAGCCGAAGAAAAAGTTCAAGTGCTTAGTACTCAAGAGCTCGTAAATGTTTGTAAATTGCCAGCAAGTCCAGAATCCCGAAGTTTCTGCATTGGCTACACTACGAGCGTTTATGACACTTATTTAGTGACACGTCATCCACAACGTGCCAAGCCATTCATTTGTGTAAAACAACCTGCACCACAACGCGATACAGTGATTGCAGATTTTGTTAAGTGGGCTGGAGAAAATCCTCAAACTGCTGATAAACCTGCCGCAGGTGTTGTTATGGGCTATTTAGCTTCTCGTTTCCCTTGTGGCAAAAAATAA
- a CDS encoding putative Na+/H+ antiporter, which produces MNFTPTELGASIIFAIAVLHTFCTGYFESLAKKSVRHAGLWHLLGEVEIVFGFWAAILVIFISIYDDLNTAKTFLNHRNFTEPLFVFAIMIVAGTKPILYFATKILHVLANVLQGIFRIRSAPALYFLTLAITPLLGSVITEPAAMTLAAFLLRDLVYRHQCTKALLFGTLGVLFVNISIGGTLTNFAAPPVLMVASTWEWSSAFMFANFGIESCIAIFINAATATLLFHRQLIESDNNKKEAKVPLAVILMHLLFLCGVVVFAHDPIIFMWILLFFIGYTTAYPKHQTPLILKEALLVGFFLGGLVVLGALQGWWLQPVLEMMSPTAVFYGSLVLTAFTDNAALTYLGSLVTGTSPEFKLALVGGAVAGGGLTVIANAPNPAGIAILRNHFPNGAVSAVFLLLGAIPPTIVAILAYRLI; this is translated from the coding sequence ATGAACTTTACTCCAACAGAACTTGGCGCAAGCATTATCTTTGCAATTGCCGTCTTACATACCTTTTGCACGGGTTATTTTGAATCGCTTGCTAAAAAATCTGTACGCCATGCGGGACTTTGGCATCTTTTGGGTGAGGTCGAGATTGTTTTTGGTTTTTGGGCGGCCATCCTAGTTATCTTCATCTCCATATATGATGACCTCAACACAGCAAAAACCTTTTTAAATCATCGCAATTTCACTGAACCTCTTTTTGTCTTTGCGATCATGATTGTGGCTGGCACAAAGCCCATTCTATATTTCGCAACGAAAATTTTGCATGTCTTAGCCAATGTATTGCAGGGTATATTTCGAATCAGAAGTGCGCCAGCTTTATATTTTCTAACTTTAGCGATTACTCCGCTATTAGGTTCTGTGATTACTGAACCAGCGGCGATGACTTTAGCGGCATTTTTATTGCGTGATTTAGTCTATCGCCATCAATGTACTAAAGCGCTTCTATTTGGCACGCTTGGCGTGCTGTTTGTAAACATATCAATTGGCGGGACGCTGACTAACTTTGCGGCGCCACCCGTTTTGATGGTGGCTTCTACTTGGGAGTGGAGTTCGGCATTTATGTTTGCTAACTTTGGCATTGAATCCTGTATTGCCATTTTCATCAATGCTGCTACTGCCACACTTCTATTTCATCGTCAGCTAATTGAATCGGATAACAACAAGAAAGAAGCGAAAGTTCCACTAGCTGTCATTCTGATGCACTTATTATTCTTATGTGGGGTCGTAGTATTTGCACATGACCCAATTATTTTTATGTGGATTTTGCTTTTCTTTATTGGCTACACAACAGCCTACCCGAAGCATCAAACGCCACTGATTTTGAAAGAGGCACTTCTAGTAGGCTTTTTCTTGGGTGGTCTTGTGGTGCTTGGTGCACTACAAGGATGGTGGCTACAACCAGTATTAGAGATGATGAGCCCTACGGCGGTCTTTTATGGCAGTCTCGTTCTAACTGCTTTTACAGACAATGCCGCCCTAACCTATCTGGGCTCCTTGGTAACTGGAACCTCTCCAGAATTTAAACTCGCACTAGTGGGTGGAGCAGTGGCAGGCGGAGGTTTAACAGTGATTGCCAATGCGCCCAATCCCGCTGGAATTGCCATCCTACGCAATCATTTCCCCAATGGCGCAGTTTCAGCCGTCTTTTTATTATTAGGTGCCATACCACCCACCATAGTAGCTATCTTGGCTTATCGACTCATCTAG
- a CDS encoding rhodanese-like domain-containing protein: MKLKIGHQELIQSAMSEIETVPLDRAQHFLDDPHSVFVDIRDLRELERDGMIPNAFHAPRGMLEFWVDPDSPYFKPIFGEGKRLILYCASAWRSSLATQTLQRMGVPNICHLEGGFSAWKKAQLPVVEKTSKPHAG, encoded by the coding sequence ATGAAATTAAAGATTGGTCATCAGGAGTTAATTCAGAGTGCCATGTCTGAGATTGAGACAGTGCCCTTAGATAGAGCGCAGCATTTTTTAGATGATCCCCATTCGGTATTTGTAGATATTCGTGATCTACGAGAGTTGGAGCGAGACGGTATGATTCCGAATGCCTTCCATGCGCCCAGAGGGATGTTGGAGTTCTGGGTGGATCCTGATAGCCCATATTTCAAGCCTATTTTTGGCGAAGGCAAGCGACTGATTTTGTATTGCGCGTCTGCTTGGCGTTCATCATTGGCCACTCAAACTTTGCAAAGAATGGGTGTACCTAATATTTGTCATTTAGAGGGTGGGTTTAGTGCTTGGAAGAAAGCGCAACTCCCGGTAGTAGAAAAGACTAGCAAGCCACATGCTGGTTAA